One window of Triticum dicoccoides isolate Atlit2015 ecotype Zavitan chromosome 5A, WEW_v2.0, whole genome shotgun sequence genomic DNA carries:
- the LOC119299526 gene encoding uncharacterized protein LOC119299526 produces the protein MTKRGPRICAPAADGGHDEAALEHPLPGGERLASTYMELTPVFRDGAASVQHHGRTDAGQNPGHDNAGTYQGFSTPSTEAPTQLLPVLDIAPTSSFRPCFKLMGCRSADLAGIKSARAPAKIRHFGRMISQCLPAHNQVH, from the exons ATGACCAAGAGAGGCCCCCGGATCTGCGCTCCCGCGGCTGACGGCGGCCATGACGAGGCTGCTCTAGAGCACCCCCTCCCCGGCGGCGAGAGATTGGCCTCCACGTACATGGAGTTGACCCCGGTTTTCAG GGATGGTGCTGCTAGCGTTCAACACCATGGACGGACGGATGCTGGGCAGAACCCAGGCCAT GACAATGCAGGCACATATCAAGGATTCTCGACACCCTCAACTGAAGCTCCAACTCAATTACTTCCCGTGCTGGACATTGCTCCAACATCGTCGTTCCGTCCATGCTTCAAATTGATGGGTTGCCGTTCTGCCGACCTTGCCGGAATCAAGTCTGCCCGTGCTCCAGCCAAGATACGTCATTTCGG GAGAATGATTTCTCAATGTCTGCCTGCACACAACCAGGTTCACTAG